Within the Setaria viridis chromosome 3, Setaria_viridis_v4.0, whole genome shotgun sequence genome, the region ggacgacgacgacggcgacgtgcgCATCCTCATCGGCATCCAGACGCTGCCGGCCAAGTACGAGCGGCGGCACCTGCTGCGGGCCGTCTACTCGCTCCAGGTCCGGGAGCACCcgtccctcgccggccgcgtgGACGTCCGGTTCGTCTTCTGCAACGTGACGTCCCCGGACGACGCGGTGTTCGTGGCGCTGGAGATCATGCGCTACGGCGACATCATCGTGCTCGACTGCGCCGAGAACATGGACAACGGCAAGACGTACACCTTCTTCTCCACCGTGGCCCGCGCcttcgacgccggcgccggcggccgccgcccgccgtacgactacgtgatgaAGGCCGACGACGACACGTACCTGCGCCTGCCGGCGCTGGCGGCGTCGCTGCGCGGCGCGTCCCGCGAGGACGCCTACTTCGGCCTCCAGATGCCGTGCGACCGCGAGAACTTCTACCCGTTCCCGCCCTTCATGTCCGGGATGGGGTACGCGCTGTCGTGGGACCTGGTGCGGTGGGTGTCCGGCTCGGATCTCGCCCGGCGGGAGCAGGACGGGCCCGAGGACATGTGGACAGGGCGGTGGTTCAACCTCGCCGGCAGGGCCAAGAACCGGTACGACGCCGCGCCGAGGATGTACAACTACAAGGGCGCCTCGCCGGACAGCTGCTTCCGGCACGGCTTCGTCCCGGACACAATCGCCGTGCACATGCTCAAGGACGACGCGCGGTGGGCCGAGACGCTCGCGTACTTCAACGCCACGGCGGGGCTCCCGCGCTCCGGCCACCTCtaccacctgccgccgccggcggcggcgggcaggccgTGAGGCCCTGAGCTGACCGTTGAACCGTTCGTTCAGTTCTTGGGCGTTCGCTCTCGTGGGGGCTCCGGGCCGGATGCGCGTGCGTTGGATGCTGTCAAGGGTTGGTGGCGGCAGTTACGTGTCCATTTGGTGTTACTGAATAATGCTGATAGAATAGAAAATTGCACAATTGGAATTGTTTGCAATTTCGAGTTTCATTTAGTACCTcatcgagtttttttttttgagaggccTCATCGAGTTTGTTGGTCTTGTTTGATGTAAGCCGCCGACTCGAAGAAGGAAGGACGGCTATTGCCTGGACGCAACGCAGTTGATGATGCTGTTCCGATCAAAATTTCCGAGCAGAGCGACGTCATGACTTGACGGGAACAGAAAGTCAAGCCAGCCCACGGTGCATGATAGGGCCACGCAGGCAGACAGGGGAGGAAACGAGAGCGAGGGCTGGCTAGGGGCGAATTCATATGGGCCGTTAAGTACATAGAGGAGCAGCTAAAGTTCCACTGAATAGAGGCCCAACCTAGCCCGTCTAAAGCGAATCCTACCCATTCCGAAGCCCAACTAATGATGCTGCTCGATTTCATTCAGATTCAGACAGACCACCACAAGCTGCTCCGCCGCGCCATACAGCACAGGTTCATGCTAGCCACGCATACGGTACGGCAGACGTGCGCTGCATCGAAGGTCTCAGCCAGTAAAGCCATCCACTCTGATCGCCGGCCTGATACAGCCACACGTCCTCGGAACTGGGTCACCCCCGCGGTAGCCGATAGCTACAGTGCGGCGGACGGAGGCCACGCactccggccgccggcactcGTCGCCACCCCCGAGCGGATCAGCACGAAACGGGCGCTGGAGGCAGcagcgggcggggccggcgacggcgacggcgaccgcggCCGTGGCGTCGCCATGAATGCCAACAGCTGGCGCGCGCTACGACTAGCTAGGGAGACCCGGGGGAATGTAGTAGCTGCGGAGCGGAGGGAGGCCCACACGGCCGATGCTCCCGGCGACCAGCGGATCGTGACGGCGTCCACGGTTCACCCGCCCGGCGCGGGCCTCGTTGCCGGGTGGTGTTGGCGAGTTCCGGGATCCGGCCAGGGGCCGCGCGCCATGTGCGGATGTGCTTCGCATTGATTAGTTGCATGATCCATGTTTAATTTCCTTATTaccttgatgatgatgccgacCCGTGTCGTGTAGCTAAGCCTAAAAGCGAAAACGTATTAGGGCCAGGTGTATGCGTGCCCTGGCCATAGCACTCGCTTGCATGCCGACGGACCTCGGAAGCAACAAACTAGCTAGCCTGTCGGACCCAGTTGCGAGTGGTTCACAAATTCATTTCCTCGTAGGAAGAAGCGTGGTTCACATGTTCTTGCGGTCACGCACGATTGGAGACCTCCGGGCTCCGGGGACGGAGTGGGGGCCAGCTAGTATAATCTCTTCAACATAAGGAGAGAAATATTACTCTCCAACAAACCAGAGTTATTACCTTGTAGAGACACATGTACTATGCATCATCCTcgtaaaaaacaaaaaaaaattgtaccaTGGATCAGGTATAAGGAGAGCCATGGTCTCTCCCTAGTTGCTCTACTAGCTATTTGTGATATCGGTGCACAAGTGTAAGCGATTGGTTTGGAGGCAAGACACAAAAATTCGTAACGAAGTTCGGCTAAAACCTACATCTTTGGGTCTGCTCATCGATTGGATAGACACTAGCCACCTCGGCTGACGCCCCTATGAGCCTGTAACCCTGtgctttctttgttttctttgttaTGTTGTTTGGTTACAAGAGCGACCCTCTCTAACTCTATCATATATCACTAATATAATATCAAGTACATGTGACTCCTTAGTAAAAAACATTTGGCACATTTACAATACACAATTCCTTGGAAACATGGAGAACCTAGAACCGTAAGATCAAAGTTTGACACCAAAAGGATTGGAATAGTCCAACCAAGTCCGATACTACTCATTTGTGGCAAACGGGAGGTGACGTTTTCTTTAATTTACTTTGTTTGGCCTTATGTTTTCTTCATTTGAATCTTTATTATCCActcttagttgtatttgttgtgttcatAAAGCCTAAAAACTTCTGGGTTACAGGTCAATCCTGCCCTTCACAAGATGATTACACGTGCTATTTACTtatatgcaaatatgcaatctGTTCATGTAAAATTGAAAAAAATCACCAATATACCGCTTGAAGTTTGGAATTCCTTTGTATAGGATGTTTGGTTGCAAATGCTTTACCACTACAGTTAATTTTGTTGCAAAGGTCACCTCGCCGCATACATGTTTAATGGACCACACCCATTTTCGGTGATGTAAAGCCAAGAAAGTAAGCTACTAGGTAAATCAACAAGTGTTCAGCATATTAGCCGCCTTCATCACGTTGCGGTGGTTCTCTTCTCTCCATGAACGTATGTAAATAGCAAAGTCAGTTGCAATAAATTAATGAAAACAGGATGGATCAGTTAAGCACGCCCATTCCTTGtggcttttgcaaaaaaatGATTCCAAGGAGGAATTTTAAACTTCAAGTGCATTTGCACAAGTAATTtcaagtgcaaaaaaaaaaagatttaagTGAAAAAATGATTCAAGTGCATTTGCACAATTTCAAGTGCATTTGCACAAGTAATTTCGAGTGCAAATGCACAGGGTATTAGCAGGCATTTGCAATAAAATGATTCAAAGGAGAAATTTTAAACTTTAAATGATGCATTGAAGCGTCCCcatataagtagagactaaatgtgatacaaatatcagtcccaggaggctgataacacatttattcaacagatggttcataaaccgtacatctcccgagggagcgggcgtgaaagccacgccgaATCAGTAACGATCCAAGCCACTGTCGCTAgtcagcactcgggactacacgctagcggaagcatcctgcaaaggaCCAACGCCACACGCAACGTTAGGTGCGGAAGCGACCACCTACTCGATGTCCTCGGCAACGAAGTCCggatcttcctctgaagcaacaaaataagggtgagtacaaacgtactcaacaagtccaaccacaCCCACGGAGGGGGAataacaagaatatgcacaagtcataacaaggataaggctaaggttcatttgcaataaagctagatttttaacacatgcaggggttcacGTTGAAAAGGAGTGGGGTTGATTCTACACAAAGAATCCaaattttaatgctaccggacttTCCGTCCAtggtagctcacggcacaactgccggacacttccaaaaatccaacacacgccatgaaaacCATACACCTCCCAAaaactagttatgtgaccaagccataatTCGTCCAATACCGTGACACGGCTATTgaaataggttttaactctgcaaaggtatacactttacccataagtagggtaccgcaacaTGATCACCTTATTATCAGTgcggatcctatcaaagccattacccaccttagctaagacctgactagccaacacgggaGCAACCAAGGGGTCGATGACCTActaacgaggtcttaaccgggacctaagccACACGtgcttactccttctccatgatctcccatttctcaccagctctcctgatggctaacagactagctagtgggatttatgccaAGCCTTTGCCACATACAAAGgttgagtggttgcacgataaattgggttaggcaagatgacacatcaactcggtccttaatccagacaagatggatatctcccaacctaatcaaccactaaggtacaaGCCCATCCTgacatttcacacaagaaacacccatccgtCTCATCTAAACATCTTTCCTTATTTTCCACCAAAACCCCATTTATTTTCAAAACACTCACACGTTTATCCTCGGCAAAACATTGTATTTCATGATTGAGTTGTATCAAAGAAAGTAACcaattcctaagcattctagcagcaaTTATCTTCTAAACAGAgcatatcatatttagagataattccaggttatcaaggaataatcatagcaa harbors:
- the LOC117848858 gene encoding beta-1,3-galactosyltransferase pvg3 gives rise to the protein MSSPSSLFKQLGLTGAGSPLSGRHLLLILLGAGFLAFTVFIVHPNEFRIQAFFAGSCSRPGTDAAAVASPPAKAAAAAEAAGAPAPAPDDDDGDVRILIGIQTLPAKYERRHLLRAVYSLQVREHPSLAGRVDVRFVFCNVTSPDDAVFVALEIMRYGDIIVLDCAENMDNGKTYTFFSTVARAFDAGAGGRRPPYDYVMKADDDTYLRLPALAASLRGASREDAYFGLQMPCDRENFYPFPPFMSGMGYALSWDLVRWVSGSDLARREQDGPEDMWTGRWFNLAGRAKNRYDAAPRMYNYKGASPDSCFRHGFVPDTIAVHMLKDDARWAETLAYFNATAGLPRSGHLYHLPPPAAAGRP